The following are encoded in a window of Candidatus Polarisedimenticolaceae bacterium genomic DNA:
- a CDS encoding MotA/TolQ/ExbB proton channel family protein, with product AARPSELRGHGTSQEDSAMELVHVVVRFFEAGGAFMYPILVVAAVGAAIAIERYVTLTRIIRKNEGMWSKLQPALASGDFDKARELTSKDDSTVSRLLGLGLARQGAVRRREDIEIAMEEGMMEIIPQLEKRTAYVAVGANIATLLGLLGTIIGLIQGFTAVGNANPAEKADLLSASISVAMNTTAFGLIVAIPLLVTHSVLTAKTGQIVNSLEMASVKALNVITSLAKRQVTA from the coding sequence ACGCAGCGCGCCCTAGCGAGCTGCGCGGTCACGGAACTTCTCAGGAGGACTCCGCAATGGAGCTCGTGCACGTGGTGGTGAGATTCTTCGAGGCGGGCGGCGCCTTCATGTATCCGATCCTGGTCGTCGCCGCGGTCGGCGCCGCGATCGCGATCGAGCGTTACGTCACGCTCACGCGCATCATCCGCAAGAACGAGGGCATGTGGAGCAAGCTCCAGCCCGCGCTCGCGAGCGGAGACTTCGACAAGGCGCGCGAGCTGACCAGCAAGGACGACTCCACCGTGTCGCGGCTGCTGGGCCTGGGGCTCGCGCGCCAGGGCGCGGTGCGGCGGCGCGAGGACATCGAGATCGCGATGGAAGAAGGGATGATGGAGATCATCCCGCAGCTCGAGAAGCGCACGGCCTACGTCGCGGTCGGCGCGAACATCGCCACGCTCCTCGGCCTGCTGGGTACCATCATCGGCCTCATCCAGGGCTTCACCGCGGTGGGCAACGCCAATCCCGCGGAGAAGGCCGACCTGCTGTCGGCCAGCATCTCGGTCGCGATGAACACGACGGCGTTCGGGCTGATCGTCGCGATCCCGCTGCTCGTGACGCACTCGGTGCTCACGGCCAAGACGGGCCAGATCGTGAACAGCCTCGAGAT